One window of the Anopheles cruzii chromosome 2, idAnoCruzAS_RS32_06, whole genome shotgun sequence genome contains the following:
- the LOC128279198 gene encoding neurexin-4 yields the protein MSKSPTGQWLPLATVLLLLHAVSITSAEYYQKSYYSEYDCSEPLLEHAALSATSHLRERGPENARLNGGYSWTAQQTDFDQQFIIDLGDVRNITRIETQGRPHSNEYLTEYSISYGFNGLDYTDYKEPGGNTKLFKGNKNGDSIRTNTFEVPIIAQWVRVNPTRWQNRISLRAELYGCHYESESVYFNGTGLVRYDLLRDPIASTRESIRFRFKTAHPNGVLLYSRGTQGDYFALQIKENRMVLNVDLGAKIMTSLSVGSLLDDNIWHDVIISRNRRDIIFSVDRVIVQRRIKGEFDKLNLNREFLIGGVPNLQEGLIIQQNFTGCIENLHFNATNFFREMRDAYYDGEHLRYRMVNVNYNCPEPPIHPVTFLTRGSHARLKGYYSSRQFNVSFAFRTYEERGLMLHHDFLQGSVQVFLQDGKVKVRLKDDNYEHNPGTILDNYEEQFNDGNWHHLMLTMKKNNLVLSIDNRPMETNKQIDITTGTLYYIGGGKTKDGFVGCMRSFAIDGNYRIPTDWKEEEYCCKGEILFDACHMIDRCNPNPCKHNALCKQNSMEFTCDCTGTGYAGAVCHTPMNALSCQAFKNVHDVKQRQRIEIDVDGSGPLAPFPVTCEFMSDGRVVTVLSHSSEHTTRVDGFAEPGSFEQNIIYEAELPQIEALLNRSSECWQTLTYACRSSRLFNSPSEAENFRPYAWWVSRHNQPMDYWAGALPGSRKCQCGVVGDCADPTKWCNCDSNSLEWLEDGGDIREKEYLPVRGLRFGDTGTPVDEKLGRYTLGPLRCSGDSLFNNMVTFRIADATIELPTFDMGHSGDIYFEFKTTTENAVMLDSRGPTDFIRLEIVGGTKLLFEYQAGTGTQKVYVEMSNWLNDDRWHSVSVERNRKEARLVVDGATKAEVREPPGPVRALHLNSSLTIGARVDYRDGYVGCIRALLLNGEPIDLRSHAERGMYGVLPGCVGRCESSPCLNNGTCTERYEGFHCDCRWSSFKGPICADEIGVNMRSSSSIKYDFQGAFRSTLSERIRVGFTTTNPKGFLLGFFSNITQEYLTLSVSNSGHLKVVFDFGFERQELIYPNKHFGLGQYHDVRFSRKDAGSTVQLVVDNYEPQEYHFNIKDSADAQFNNIEYMYIGKNESMKDGFVGCISRVEFDDIYPLKFLFQQNPPSNVKAIGGPLTEDFCGVEPVTHPPMEIETRPPPLIDEDRLRDAYGPDTAILGSVLAVLLLLIVLVAILISRYMNRHKGEYLTQEDKGAEAALDPDEAVVQSTTGHQVTKRKEFFI from the exons GTGGATACTCCTGGACCGCCCAGCAGACCGACTTCGACCAGCAGTTCATTATCGATCTGGGCGACGTGCGCAACATCACCCGCATCGAAACGCAGGGCCGGCCGCACAGTAACGAGTATCTGACCGAGTACAGCATAAGCTACGGCTTCAACGGTCTCGACTACACCGACTACAAAGAGCCGGGCGGCAACACGAAG CTGTTCAAAGGCAACAAGAACGGGGATTCGATCCGGACGAACACGTTCGAGGTGCCGATCATCGCACAGTGGGTACGCGTCAATCCGACCCGGTGGCAGAACCGCATTTCGCTGCGTGCGGAGCTGTACGGTTGCCACTATG AATCGGAAAGCGTTTACTTCAACGGCACCGGGCTGGTGCGGTACGATCTGCTGCGTGATCCGATCGCTTCCACGCGCGAatcgatccggttccggttcaaGACGGCCCACCCGAACGGTGTGCTGCTGTACTCGCGCGGCACGCAGGGTGACTACTTTGCGCTGCAGATCAAGGAAAACCGAATGGTGCTGAACGTGGACTTGGGTGCGAAAATTATGACCTCACTGTCGGTCGGCAGTCTGCTGGATGATAACATCTGGCACGACGTGATCATCTCGCGCAACCGTCGCGACATCATCTTCAGCGTCGACCGGGTGATCGTGCAGCGGCGCATCAAGGGCGAGTTCGATAAGCTGAACCTGAACCGCGAGTTCTTAATTGGCGGCGTGCCGAACCTGCAGGAGGGCCTCATCATTCAGCAGAACTTTACGGGGTGCATCGAGAATTTGCACTTTAACGCGACCAACTTTTTCCGCGAGATGAGGGATGCGTATTACGACGGTGAGCACCTGCGGTACCGGATGGTGAACGTGAACTACAATTGCCCGGAACCGCCGATTCACCCGGTCACGTTCTTGACGCGCGGTTCGCACGCCCGCCTGAAGGGCTACTACAGTTCGCGCCAGTTCAACGTGAGCTTCGCGTTCCGGACGTACGAGGAGCGGGGCCTGATGCTGCACCACGATTTCCTGCAAGGCTCCGTGCAGGTGTTCCTGCAGGACGGTAAGGTGAAGGTGCGCCTAAAGGACGACAACTACGAGCACAACCCGGGCACGATACTGGACAACTACGAGGAGCAGTTTAACGACGGCAACTGGCACCACCTGATGCTGACGATGAAGAAGAACAACCTGGTGCTAAGCATCGACAATCGGCCGATGGAAACGAATAA ACAAATTGACATAACGACCGGCACGCTGTATTACATCGGTGGTGGCAAAACGAAGGACGGGTTCGTGGGCTGTATGCGCTCGTTCGCGATCGACGGCAACTACCGGATCCCGACCGACTGGAAGGAGGAAGAGTACTGCTGCAAGGGCGAGATCCTGTTCGATGCCTGCCACATGATCGATCGGTGCAATCCGAACCCGTGCAAGCACAACGCGCTGTGCAAGCAGAACTCGATGGAGTTTACGTGCGactgcaccggaaccgggtacGCCGGAGCCGTCTGCCACACGCCGATGAATGCGCTGTCGTGCCAAGCGTTCAAGAACGTGCACGACGTGAAGCAACGGCAGCGGATCGAGATCGATGTGGACGGTAGTGGTCCACTGGCCCCGTTTCCGGTGACGTGCGAGTTCATGTCCGATGGGCGCGTGGTGACGGTGCTGAGCCACAGCTCGGAGCACACGACCCGCGTCGATGGGTTCGCCGAGCCGGGCTCGTTCGAGCAAAACATCATCTACGAAGCCGAACTGCCCCAGATCGAGGCGCTCCTTAATCGCTCGTCGGAATGCTGGCAAACGCTCACGTATGCGTGTCGCTCTTCGCGCCTCTTCAACTCACCGTCGGAGGCGGAAAACTTCCGCCCGTACGCGTGGTGGGTATCGCGCCACAATCAACCGATGGACTATTGGGCCGGTGCATTGCCCGGGTCGCGCAAGTGCCAGTGCGGTGTGGTCGGCGATTGTGCCGATCCGACCAAGTGGTGCAACTGTGACTCGAACAGTCTCGAGTGGCTCGAGGACGGCGGTGATATCCGGGAGAAGGAGTACCTGCCGGTGCGCGGCCTACGGTTCGGAGACACCGGAACGCCGGTGGACGAGAAGCTCGGACGCTACACGCTGGGACCGTTGCGTTGTTCGGGCGACAGTCTGTTTAACAACATGGTCACGTTCCGGATTGCGGACGCAACGATCGAGCTGCCCACGTTCGATATGGGCCACTCGGGAGACATTTACTTCGAGTTCAAGACGACCACGGAGAACGCCGTGATGCTGGATTCGCGCGGTCCGACCGATTTCATTCGGCTCGAGATTGTCGGTGGCACGAAGCTGCTGTTTGAGTACCaggccggcaccggcacccaGAAGGTGTACGTGGAGATGAGCAACTGGCTGAACGACGATCGGTGGCACTCGGTGAGCGTGGAGCGCAACCGGAAGGAAGCTCGGCTCGTGGTGGATGGCGCAACGAAGGCCGAAGTCCGGGAACCGCCGGGCCCGGTGCGTGCGTTGCACCTCAACTCGTCCCTCACGATCGGTGCCCGGGTGGACTATCGCGACGGGTACGTGGGGTGCATTCGGGCACTGCTGCTTAACGGTGAACCGATCGATCTGCGATCGCACGCCGAGCGGGGCATGTACGGTGTGCTCCCCGGGTGTGTAGGACGCTGTGAGTCGAGCCCGTGCCTTAACAACGGAACGTGCACCGAGCGTTACGAGGGATTCCACTGCGACTGCCGCTGGAGCTCGTTCAAGGGGCCGATCTGTGCCGATG AAATCGGTGTCAATATGCGATCCTCATCGTCGATCAAGTACGACTTCCAGGGTGCGTTCCGGTCGACACTGTCCGAGCGCATTCGCGTCGGCTTTACGACCACCAACCCGAAGGGCTTCCTGCTCGGGTTCTTCAGCAACATCACGCAAGAGTACCTCACGCTGAGTGTGTCCAACTCGGGCCACCTGAAGGTGGTGTTCGATTTCGGGTTCGAGCGGCAGGAGCTGATCTACCCGAACAAGCACTTTGGGCTCGGCCAGTACCACGATGTACGCTTCTCGCGCAAAGACGCCGGCTCGACGGtgcagctggtggtggacaACTACGAGCCGCAGGAGTACCACTTCAACATCAAGGACTCGGCCGACGCCCAGTTCAACAACATCGAGTACATGTACATCGGCAAGAACGAGTCGATGAAGGACGGGTTCGTGGGGTGCATTTCGCGCGTCGAGTTCGACGACATCTACCCGCTGAAGTTCCTGTTCCAGCAGAACCCACCGTCGAACGTGAAAGCGATCGGTGGCCCGCTGACGGAGGACTTTTGTGGCGTGGAACCGGTCACGCACCCGCCGATGGAGATCGAAACGCGTCCGCCACCGCTGATCGACGAGGATCGGCTGCGGGACGCTTACGGGCCCGATACGGCCATCCTGGGAA GTGTGcttgcggtgctgctgctgttgatcgTGCTCGTGGCGATCCTGATCAGTCGGTACATGAACCGGCACAAGGGCGAGTACCTGACGCAGGAGGACAAGGGTGCCGAGGCGGCTCTCGATCCGGATGAGGCCGTGGTGCAgtcgaccaccggccaccaggtGACCAAGCGGAAGGAATTCTTCATCTAA
- the LOC128279145 gene encoding uncharacterized protein LOC128279145 — MRMDMFRWLPGACGSLGPALIPPAHIAVLWYFWQNYSRFVDKRFCSCSCWDTVFKGTYESGIASYKHMYFNATQNTMKMWLLIVIGVIALYECTKHLMQLLLQSKVRYTMIVLFLLSIFSHYYAWWAYLNYYNDEYYHQWNHQLFFTITELISTSFVLHLANVENQVTARKTLSIVGIALLHILASGVDQFISNVFRGEGYPHQVVRDLGFMIPDVMHLILPLWLLRQTRLESFSTRPFYRDRNLRRDVALMFFVVTVLFTICSFL, encoded by the exons ATGAGAATGGATATGTTCCGGTGGCTACCGGGTGCCTGCGGAAGCCTTGGACCGGCCCTCATTCCTCCGGCGCACATCGCCGTCCTGTGGTACTTCTGGCAGAACTATTCTCGCTTCGTCGACAAACGCTTCTGCTCCTGTTCCTGCTGGGACACGGTCTTTAAAG GAACGTACGAATCGGGGATCGCGTCCTACAAGCATATGTACTTCAATGCCACGCAAAACACGATGAAGATGTGGCTGCTGATCGTGATCGGTGTGATCGCGCTGTACGAGTGCACCAAGCACCTgatgcagctgctgctgcagagcAAGGTCCGTTACACCATGATCGTCCTGTTTCTGCTGTCGATCTTCTCCCACTACTACGCCTGGTGGGCCTATCTGAACTACTACAACGACGAGTACTACCACCAATGGAACCATCAGCTGTTTTTTACC ATCACCGAGCTCATATCAACCAGCTTCGTGTTGCATCTGGCCAATGTCGAGAACCAGGTCACTGCCCGCAAAACGCtcagcatcgtcggcatcGCGCTGCTACACATACTGGCCAGCGGTGTCGATCAGTTCATATCAAACGTGTTCCGCGGCGAAGGCTATCCGCATCAG GTCGTGCGAGATCTTGGCTTCATGATACCGGACGTGATGCACCTGATACTGCCGCTCTGGTTGCTGCGCCAGACCCGGCTCGAGAGCTTCAGCACTCGGCCGTTCTACCGCGACCGGAACCTACGCCGAGACGTGGCGCTCATGTTCTTCGTCGTAACAGTATTATTCACGATCTGTTCGTTCCTGTAG